In Woeseia oceani, one DNA window encodes the following:
- a CDS encoding D-alanine--D-alanine ligase family protein — MKHYRILLLVHEDLIPPKDIDGLSELQIDVFRSEYNVYSTLYNLGHDVRIVGILDHLAELRNTVREWQPHVVFNMLDEFHGIPAYEQYVVAYLEMIRQRYTGCNPRGLLLSRDKVLTKQVLAAHRIATPAFHLFPYGARFRTPRKGKLKFPLFVKSATDDASLGISQASIVEDMNSLRERVAYIHEKVQSDALVEEYIEGRELYVGVLGNKRLTTLPVWEMDFGTLAGKRGGIATRRVKWDRKYQKKHGIQTGPAPGLSKADEDKLTRLAKRIYRALHMCGFARLDLRMREDGKVFLLEANANPDLTQGEDLAESAASIGINYDKLISRIVNLGLSYMPEWRLYE, encoded by the coding sequence GTGAAACACTACCGCATCTTGCTGTTGGTGCATGAGGACCTGATTCCACCGAAAGACATCGACGGACTCAGCGAGTTGCAGATCGATGTGTTCCGCAGCGAGTACAACGTCTACTCGACGCTGTACAACCTCGGCCACGACGTCCGCATTGTCGGCATCCTCGATCACCTTGCGGAATTGCGCAACACGGTGCGTGAGTGGCAGCCGCATGTCGTGTTTAACATGCTCGATGAATTTCACGGTATCCCGGCTTACGAGCAGTATGTCGTCGCCTACCTGGAGATGATTCGTCAGCGTTATACCGGCTGCAATCCGCGCGGCCTGTTGCTGTCGCGGGACAAGGTGTTGACGAAACAGGTACTGGCCGCGCACCGGATCGCAACGCCGGCGTTTCACCTTTTTCCGTACGGGGCGCGGTTCAGGACGCCGAGAAAAGGCAAACTGAAGTTTCCGCTGTTCGTGAAATCGGCGACCGACGATGCATCGCTGGGCATATCACAGGCGTCCATCGTCGAAGACATGAACAGCCTTCGCGAACGCGTGGCATATATTCATGAGAAAGTGCAAAGCGATGCGCTGGTGGAAGAATACATCGAGGGGCGCGAACTGTACGTTGGCGTACTGGGCAACAAGCGGCTGACAACCTTGCCGGTTTGGGAAATGGACTTCGGCACACTTGCCGGCAAGCGCGGCGGTATCGCAACGCGCAGAGTCAAGTGGGACCGCAAGTACCAGAAAAAGCACGGCATCCAAACCGGGCCTGCGCCAGGTTTATCGAAAGCGGATGAAGACAAACTGACACGGCTCGCAAAACGCATTTACCGCGCGTTGCACATGTGCGGCTTCGCCCGCCTGGATCTACGTATGCGGGAAGACGGCAAGGTTTTCCTGCTCGAGGCCAACGCGAACCCGGACCTCACGCAAGGCGAGGACCTGGCAGAGTCAGCAGCATCGATAGGCATCAACTACGACAAACTGATTTCCCGCATCGTCAACCTTGGCCTGTCCTACATGCCAGAGTGGCGCCTGTACGAATAG
- a CDS encoding putative zinc-binding metallopeptidase, with protein sequence MRRRPATEQREYRWAEYDDDQLLALRFRSLGLTLKDSPLTLDIERLNAQLERRGLNFRPHAWLSTEWFSPDGIPGIAIPFYLAHPRLSLLERRMMGEVEGGARKWRQRILRHETGHAIDTAYGLRRLASFRRVFGRASQPYPDDYSPRPSSDRHVLHLGHWYAQSHPTEDFAETFAVWLQPKARWRRDYAGWPALGKLEYVDALMTEIAEKKPKHRDRLVIDPLRQVGDTLGEHYRLKQERYGGEDRRYDRWISRVFISRTKRPRATAASRFVREIEPQLRRLLERRARLHPYYLDHAIRLVRQRTRQLDLVLRSTRCDAKRPVVRLHERIVLDILRRNRENYAL encoded by the coding sequence ATGCGCAGACGGCCGGCAACTGAGCAACGCGAGTATCGCTGGGCGGAGTACGATGACGACCAACTCCTGGCGCTGCGCTTCAGGAGCCTCGGACTGACTCTGAAAGACAGCCCGTTGACACTCGACATCGAACGGCTGAATGCACAGCTCGAACGCCGCGGCTTGAACTTCAGGCCACACGCCTGGCTTTCGACCGAGTGGTTTTCGCCGGACGGCATTCCCGGCATAGCCATTCCGTTCTATCTCGCCCATCCACGATTAAGCCTGCTCGAGCGGCGCATGATGGGCGAGGTTGAAGGGGGCGCCCGGAAATGGCGGCAGCGCATATTGCGCCACGAAACCGGGCATGCCATCGATACTGCCTACGGGCTCAGGCGGCTCGCCAGCTTTCGGCGCGTGTTCGGCCGCGCATCGCAACCCTATCCCGACGACTATTCGCCGCGCCCGAGCAGCGACCGTCACGTGCTGCACCTCGGCCACTGGTATGCGCAAAGCCACCCGACCGAGGACTTTGCCGAGACGTTTGCGGTCTGGCTGCAGCCGAAGGCACGCTGGCGACGTGACTACGCCGGTTGGCCGGCACTCGGGAAGCTGGAGTACGTCGATGCGCTGATGACCGAGATCGCCGAAAAAAAGCCGAAGCATCGTGACCGGTTAGTCATCGACCCCTTGCGCCAGGTCGGCGATACGCTGGGTGAGCATTACCGGCTGAAGCAAGAACGCTACGGTGGCGAGGATCGTCGTTACGATCGCTGGATATCGCGGGTGTTCATATCACGCACCAAGCGACCACGCGCGACGGCGGCCAGCCGCTTCGTACGCGAGATCGAACCGCAACTGCGACGACTGCTGGAACGGCGGGCCCGCCTGCATCCCTATTATCTCGATCACGCCATCCGGCTGGTCCGGCAACGCACACGCCAGCTTGACCTCGTGCTGCGCAGCACGCGCTGCGACGCCAAGCGGCCCGTCGTGCGCCTGCATGAGCGTATCGTGCTGGACATCCTGCGGCGCAACAGGGAGAACTATGCATTGTGA
- a CDS encoding helix-turn-helix transcriptional regulator → MYINPKLLNDNIRQRIKSVRTAETESRLSQAELGEVLNLNRSTIANIESGAQRASLHNIYELCAHYNLELADLLPSVSEMRRRSAGIRYTGVDPSLTPVLEKLRRKG, encoded by the coding sequence ATGTACATCAACCCCAAATTGCTGAACGACAATATCCGCCAGCGAATCAAGAGCGTACGTACGGCCGAGACCGAGAGCCGGCTCTCGCAAGCCGAACTCGGCGAGGTTCTTAACCTGAATCGCTCCACAATTGCCAACATCGAATCTGGCGCACAACGCGCCTCCCTGCACAACATTTACGAGCTGTGTGCGCATTACAATCTGGAACTCGCGGACCTGCTGCCGAGCGTCAGCGAGATGCGCCGGCGGTCGGCCGGCATCCGCTACACGGGCGTGGATCCCAGCCTGACTCCCGTGCTCGAAAAGCTGCGGCGTAAAGGGTAA
- a CDS encoding OmpA family protein encodes MPGTRVDATGCELGREIELPLVNFVTDSDELLPAAAATLDAAVETLRMKPDLAIEVAGHTDSQGLEAYNQKLSQRRAETVRRYLIANGATNNLTVRGYGESEPVADNATAAGRAQNRRVVLRVVSP; translated from the coding sequence GTGCCCGGGACACGGGTTGATGCAACGGGTTGCGAGCTGGGCAGGGAAATTGAACTGCCGCTCGTCAACTTCGTCACCGACTCGGATGAGCTCCTGCCTGCTGCCGCTGCCACCCTTGACGCTGCGGTCGAAACACTGCGCATGAAGCCGGACCTTGCGATAGAGGTGGCTGGACATACCGACAGTCAGGGCCTGGAAGCGTACAACCAGAAACTGTCGCAGCGACGCGCTGAGACGGTTCGTCGCTATCTCATCGCCAACGGCGCGACCAACAACCTGACAGTCCGTGGCTACGGCGAGTCCGAACCGGTCGCCGACAATGCCACTGCCGCCGGCCGCGCGCAAAACCGGCGGGTCGTGCTGCGGGTCGTGTCGCCCTAG